In Aerococcus loyolae, a genomic segment contains:
- a CDS encoding V-type ATP synthase subunit E gives MATIKQLTEEVYKEVRSENEAKLDHAKATLEKDISDAKEKSQAKWQKQKEKAERDYHDNLERQKQSYSNQLNQDLLAKKQELIQQAFKEAQLALSQLSQADFVSMLDQALSAIPQAENTQIVIGELSQNQLDQEAKLSLQEKYPHIGFSQDLLKGHGGVVIEQETMNYDLTFDQLIREQEDHLSVYVAKQLND, from the coding sequence ATGGCTACAATTAAGCAACTAACTGAAGAAGTGTATAAAGAAGTCCGTTCAGAAAATGAAGCCAAGCTGGATCATGCCAAAGCAACATTAGAAAAAGACATAAGTGATGCCAAGGAGAAAAGCCAGGCCAAATGGCAAAAGCAAAAAGAAAAAGCTGAACGTGACTATCATGATAATCTAGAAAGACAAAAGCAAAGTTATAGTAATCAATTAAATCAAGACCTCTTAGCTAAGAAGCAAGAATTAATTCAGCAGGCTTTTAAAGAAGCTCAGCTGGCCTTAAGCCAACTCAGTCAAGCGGACTTTGTCAGCATGCTGGACCAGGCGCTTTCAGCAATTCCACAAGCGGAAAATACCCAAATTGTTATTGGAGAACTGAGTCAAAATCAATTAGACCAAGAAGCTAAGCTAAGCCTGCAAGAAAAATATCCCCACATTGGCTTTAGCCAAGACTTGCTTAAAGGACATGGTGGGGTAGTTATCGAACAAGAAACCATGAACTATGATCTGACTTTTGACCAATTGATTCGTGAACAAGAAGATCATCTATCTGTCTACGTTGCTAAACAATTGAATGATTAG
- a CDS encoding GNAT family N-acetyltransferase — protein sequence MTTIHMSQALNSKLYHDALTIRKQVFIEEQGVDPKIEIDDFESLCFHFCLYQNNQALATCRLYPLNQEEIKIQRVAVTKNARHLGYGQALMEACLKFAKDRHYSNCILDAQEIAIPFYLKLGFKIESDIFLEAGIKHRKMAYTLR from the coding sequence ATGACCACTATTCATATGAGTCAAGCACTCAATTCTAAGCTATACCATGACGCTCTTACCATTAGAAAGCAAGTCTTTATTGAGGAGCAAGGTGTCGACCCCAAAATTGAAATTGATGACTTTGAATCACTTTGCTTCCATTTCTGCCTCTATCAAAATAACCAAGCGCTTGCGACTTGTCGACTCTATCCTTTGAACCAGGAAGAAATAAAAATACAACGGGTTGCTGTCACTAAAAACGCCCGCCATTTAGGCTACGGGCAAGCTTTAATGGAAGCCTGCCTAAAATTTGCTAAAGACCGTCATTACTCAAACTGCATCCTTGATGCCCAAGAAATAGCCATTCCCTTCTATTTAAAACTCGGTTTTAAAATTGAAAGCGACATCTTTTTAGAAGCAGGGATTAAGCACCGTAAAATGGCTTATACCTTAAGATAA
- a CDS encoding DUF3450 domain-containing protein: MENQTLAQVLAVDEEANQLSEATQAKIQELKDEKDSQIEQFEQEAKAEYRQYVESLASSNQEALESYKRQGDEKNQKKIAKLVEDYQAQEASIVDYIVEEVKKVYVNC; encoded by the coding sequence ATGGAAAATCAGACATTGGCGCAAGTCTTAGCTGTTGATGAGGAAGCCAATCAATTAAGTGAAGCAACCCAAGCAAAAATTCAAGAGCTAAAAGACGAAAAAGACAGCCAAATTGAGCAATTTGAGCAAGAAGCAAAAGCGGAATATCGCCAATATGTCGAATCTTTAGCTAGTTCTAATCAAGAAGCGCTGGAAAGCTATAAGCGCCAAGGTGATGAGAAGAATCAGAAAAAAATCGCTAAGCTGGTTGAGGATTATCAAGCCCAAGAAGCAAGTATTGTTGACTATATTGTAGAGGAGGTGAAAAAGGTATATGTCAATTGCTAA
- the metA gene encoding homoserine O-acetyltransferase MetA, whose amino-acid sequence MPIKVQENLPALKKLASENIFVMDERRAAMQDFRSLEVIIVNLMPTKEATEEQLLRLLSNSALQVNVTFIHMQSHKAKNTSAKHLDTFYRTFADIKDRYFDGMIITGAPVEQLDFEEVNYWDELVEIMEWSSNHVFSTLHICWGAQAGLYHHFGIKKYSLDHKLFGVYPQYMDHPEISLLRGLDDVFYIPHSRYTEVRREDIEANPDLEVLISSPETGITAVHSKDQRFVFIFGHVEYDADTLDREYKRDINEGIEIKVPLNYYPEDNPNKKPLLRWRSTSNMLFTNWLNYYVYQETPFVIERIDKEK is encoded by the coding sequence ATGCCCATAAAAGTACAAGAAAATTTACCTGCTTTAAAGAAATTGGCTAGTGAGAATATCTTTGTCATGGATGAGCGTCGCGCAGCCATGCAAGACTTTCGTTCGCTGGAAGTCATTATTGTCAATTTAATGCCGACCAAAGAGGCCACTGAAGAGCAATTGTTGCGGCTGTTAAGTAATTCTGCCCTACAGGTTAATGTCACCTTCATTCACATGCAGTCCCATAAGGCAAAAAATACCTCAGCTAAACACCTGGATACTTTTTATCGGACCTTTGCCGATATTAAAGATCGTTACTTTGACGGCATGATTATCACCGGTGCGCCAGTAGAGCAATTGGATTTTGAAGAAGTTAATTATTGGGATGAATTGGTTGAAATTATGGAGTGGAGCTCTAACCATGTCTTCTCTACCCTCCATATTTGTTGGGGAGCCCAGGCCGGTCTATACCATCACTTTGGCATCAAGAAATATTCCTTGGACCATAAGCTTTTTGGCGTTTATCCCCAATACATGGACCATCCGGAAATTTCCTTACTACGGGGCTTAGATGATGTCTTCTATATTCCTCATTCCCGCTATACTGAAGTTCGTAGGGAGGATATCGAGGCCAATCCCGATCTGGAAGTGCTTATTTCCTCACCAGAAACGGGAATAACCGCTGTCCATAGCAAGGACCAACGTTTTGTCTTTATCTTTGGCCATGTGGAATATGACGCTGATACGCTAGACCGGGAATATAAGCGAGATATCAATGAAGGGATAGAAATCAAGGTGCCATTGAATTATTATCCCGAGGATAATCCCAATAAAAAACCTTTATTGAGATGGCGGTCAACCTCAAATATGTTATTTACCAATTGGTTAAACTATTATGTTTACCAAGAAACGCCCTTTGTTATTGAACGTATTGATAAAGAAAAATAA
- the mgtE gene encoding magnesium transporter: MKDQKQNRPSSSKPEQEEELTPEEIVDRVKEALAKHDQSALRYEFFKNHPYDQAKIYIKLSDEERRLLYQYISAKELADVYDVLDEDEQEDIIDYLEAMDDQYAANMLGEMYRDNAADILKKFSPNKIVHYMRLIPIEQAEKIKTLMDYEDETAGAIMTTEFVQIKANQTIKSAMTLVRAKAENAETIYYLYVVDDDSRLVGVLTLRDLITSDANRLVSEAMSPRVVTVSVDDNQQDVARTIQDYDFLAIPVIEATGELLGIITVDDILDVMDEEAVADYSGLAGVSVDEPYQTPVKSAQSRLPWLITLLFLGMGTSTLIGHFEDMISEVATLSLFITLITGTSGNAGTQSLAVAVRKIANPDNEESTFLQLIFRELFTGLICGLITGGTIFLIITLWQKNMVLGLVVGVAMLCAITVANLAGSIIPLLMDRLGFDPAVASGPFITTLSDLTSVLIYFSIASQFLLYLS, from the coding sequence ACAAAACAGACCTAGCAGTTCTAAGCCAGAACAAGAAGAGGAATTGACTCCTGAAGAAATTGTTGACCGGGTTAAAGAAGCCTTAGCTAAACATGATCAATCGGCTTTGCGTTATGAATTCTTTAAAAATCATCCTTATGATCAAGCCAAAATTTATATCAAACTAAGTGATGAAGAACGTCGTCTGCTTTATCAATATATCTCAGCTAAGGAATTAGCCGATGTTTATGACGTTTTGGATGAGGATGAGCAAGAAGATATTATTGATTATCTAGAGGCCATGGATGACCAATATGCGGCCAATATGCTCGGAGAAATGTACCGGGATAATGCAGCTGATATCCTGAAAAAGTTTTCTCCTAATAAAATTGTCCATTATATGCGATTAATCCCCATCGAACAAGCGGAAAAGATTAAGACCTTAATGGATTATGAAGATGAAACTGCTGGGGCGATTATGACGACTGAATTCGTTCAGATTAAGGCCAATCAAACCATCAAATCGGCTATGACTCTAGTGAGGGCCAAGGCTGAGAATGCTGAAACCATTTATTACCTCTATGTCGTGGATGATGATTCCCGTTTAGTCGGGGTTCTCACTCTGAGAGATTTAATCACTTCTGACGCTAACCGGCTAGTTTCTGAGGCCATGTCGCCACGGGTCGTAACGGTTTCGGTTGATGATAACCAACAAGACGTTGCCAGAACCATTCAAGACTATGACTTCCTAGCCATTCCTGTCATTGAAGCGACCGGAGAGTTACTTGGGATTATTACGGTTGATGATATCTTGGATGTTATGGATGAAGAAGCTGTGGCCGACTACTCCGGTTTGGCTGGGGTGTCGGTTGATGAACCTTACCAAACACCCGTTAAATCGGCCCAGTCACGTTTGCCCTGGTTAATTACTCTTTTGTTTTTGGGAATGGGAACTTCTACCTTGATTGGTCATTTCGAGGATATGATTTCTGAAGTGGCTACTTTATCTTTATTTATTACCTTAATTACCGGAACCTCAGGTAATGCAGGGACCCAGTCCTTAGCGGTTGCTGTGAGAAAAATTGCTAATCCAGATAATGAAGAGTCTACCTTTCTTCAATTGATTTTTCGCGAATTGTTTACTGGTTTAATTTGTGGACTGATCACCGGAGGAACAATTTTCCTAATTATCACCCTCTGGCAAAAGAATATGGTCTTGGGTTTGGTCGTAGGGGTAGCTATGCTATGCGCGATTACAGTGGCTAATTTAGCGGGAAGTATCATTCCCCTCCTTATGGACCGACTTGGCTTTGACCCGGCAGTGGCTTCTGGTCCCTTTATTACGACCTTAAGTGACTTGACCAGTGTATTAATCTATTTTTCAATTGCTTCTCAGTTTCTGCTTTATTTATCTTAG
- a CDS encoding V-type ATP synthase subunit K, giving the protein MENWLGFLTENGGILFTYLGAALAVILAGMGSARGVGETGEAAAALIKDQPEKFVQALILQLLPGTQGLYGFVVGILIFIQASAGMSLSQGFQYFLASLPVAFVGLVSAKYQGQVATSSLQILAKRPENNVNGIILAIMVETYAILALVISVMMVFSIS; this is encoded by the coding sequence ATGGAAAATTGGTTAGGATTTTTAACTGAAAACGGCGGAATTTTATTTACCTATTTAGGTGCAGCCTTAGCGGTTATTTTAGCAGGTATGGGTTCTGCCCGTGGTGTTGGTGAAACAGGGGAAGCAGCTGCAGCTTTAATTAAAGACCAACCCGAAAAATTTGTGCAAGCCTTAATCTTACAATTACTGCCAGGTACCCAAGGTTTATATGGCTTCGTGGTGGGGATTTTGATCTTCATTCAAGCCAGCGCAGGAATGAGTTTAAGTCAAGGCTTCCAATATTTCTTAGCTAGCCTACCAGTAGCCTTTGTCGGTTTAGTGTCTGCTAAATATCAAGGTCAAGTGGCAACTTCTTCCCTACAAATTCTGGCAAAACGCCCTGAAAACAATGTTAACGGGATCATCCTAGCGATCATGGTTGAAACCTATGCTATTTTAGCCTTGGTTATTTCAGTAATGATGGTCTTTTCAATTAGCTAA
- a CDS encoding V-type ATP synthase subunit I yields MSIAKMQKISLITKPTDKEQLIQSLQGVQNVEISDLSSEDQELSSQELAKKNNRQYDYYQSWYRRSEQALTTLSRYLTIQPLLSRLTTKRPTYTMSELIKAVDVDQAQSLIREVEQLSKDRQELIDQRKKVEQAQNTISNWRSLSINPSDLLASKHFKASLGYLPNDEDRSYFNKIKAADGLAIEEVFSTQEHIGVVLLQDERDDNSYSELLNNSHFELWDYPYHEAPDKVYDALEDHRLWLNSTEQELVENFRSLEAQIFNLQLASETFYNRSQRALVEDLAHDTNYLTYIKGWVSVHDLEKLEQQLALDLDDNQYALIKEEISQKEIDDDQVPIKLENNALVEPFEAITLMYATPNYRETDPTPYLTPFYMLFFGMMMGDLGYGLVMWIVTFLALRFVDMKDSMRSTMKMGHLLSYTTMLVGLAYGSFFGASLPFKLIDPLNQAMQLLIISIAFGFVHMMVALIIKAVTEWRRGDFQEMYSESGGWLLMFLSLALVIAGYVFNYPMLMTVAGVIAIIAAIGMIIVPMVYADKKIVGFASGLYNLYGVSSYLGDFVSYSRLMALGLSGGSIAMAFNMIVGLLPVPLRFTVGIVLIIALHGFNMFLSLLSAYVHGLRLTFVEFFGKFVEGGGRRFKPIDTLQKYIHLSDVNENVENK; encoded by the coding sequence ATGTCAATTGCTAAAATGCAAAAAATTTCATTGATCACCAAGCCTACAGATAAAGAACAATTAATTCAATCCCTGCAAGGTGTACAAAATGTGGAAATTAGTGACTTAAGTAGTGAAGACCAGGAGCTCTCAAGTCAAGAACTTGCCAAGAAAAACAACCGCCAATATGACTATTATCAAAGTTGGTATCGGCGTTCTGAGCAAGCTTTAACGACCTTGTCACGCTACCTAACCATTCAACCCCTTTTAAGTCGATTGACGACCAAGCGTCCCACATATACCATGAGTGAATTAATTAAAGCAGTTGACGTTGATCAAGCTCAATCCCTTATTCGAGAGGTTGAACAATTATCTAAGGACCGCCAAGAGCTCATTGATCAAAGGAAAAAAGTTGAACAAGCTCAAAATACCATTAGTAACTGGCGGTCTTTGTCAATAAATCCTAGCGACTTATTGGCAAGCAAACACTTTAAAGCTTCTTTAGGTTACTTGCCTAATGATGAGGATCGGTCCTATTTTAATAAGATTAAAGCAGCTGATGGCTTAGCGATTGAGGAAGTTTTTTCTACCCAAGAACATATTGGAGTGGTCCTGCTTCAAGATGAAAGGGACGACAATTCCTATAGTGAACTTCTAAATAATAGTCACTTTGAGCTGTGGGACTACCCTTACCATGAAGCCCCCGACAAAGTGTATGATGCCTTAGAAGACCACCGCTTATGGCTTAATAGCACTGAACAAGAGTTAGTGGAAAACTTTAGGAGCTTGGAAGCGCAGATCTTTAATTTACAGCTTGCTTCGGAGACCTTCTATAATCGTAGTCAGCGGGCTTTGGTTGAAGATTTAGCGCATGATACCAACTATCTCACCTATATTAAGGGTTGGGTGAGTGTTCATGACTTGGAAAAATTGGAGCAGCAACTTGCTCTTGATTTGGATGACAATCAATATGCGCTGATTAAAGAGGAAATTAGTCAAAAAGAAATTGACGATGACCAAGTTCCGATTAAGTTAGAGAATAATGCCTTAGTGGAACCTTTTGAAGCCATCACTTTAATGTATGCTACACCTAATTATCGTGAGACGGACCCGACGCCCTATCTCACCCCATTCTATATGCTGTTTTTCGGTATGATGATGGGAGATTTAGGTTATGGCTTAGTGATGTGGATTGTTACCTTCCTGGCTCTAAGGTTTGTGGATATGAAAGACTCCATGCGTAGTACCATGAAAATGGGCCATTTACTAAGTTATACGACTATGTTGGTGGGGCTTGCTTACGGATCATTCTTTGGGGCTTCACTACCTTTTAAATTAATTGACCCCTTGAACCAAGCCATGCAATTATTGATTATTTCGATTGCTTTTGGTTTTGTTCACATGATGGTCGCTTTAATTATTAAGGCAGTGACGGAATGGCGCCGTGGCGACTTCCAGGAAATGTATAGCGAAAGCGGTGGCTGGCTACTGATGTTCTTGAGTTTAGCTTTAGTCATTGCTGGTTATGTTTTCAATTACCCCATGTTGATGACGGTAGCGGGTGTGATTGCGATTATAGCAGCTATCGGTATGATTATTGTTCCCATGGTTTATGCTGATAAGAAAATTGTTGGTTTTGCCAGTGGGTTATATAACTTATATGGCGTGAGTTCTTATTTAGGTGACTTTGTTTCCTACTCAAGACTGATGGCCTTAGGGCTATCTGGGGGGAGTATCGCCATGGCCTTCAATATGATTGTAGGCTTGTTACCCGTTCCACTTCGTTTTACAGTGGGGATCGTATTGATTATTGCCCTGCACGGCTTTAACATGTTCCTTTCACTCTTAAGTGCTTATGTGCACGGACTAAGACTTACTTTCGTGGAATTCTTTGGTAAGTTTGTTGAAGGTGGGGGACGTCGCTTTAAGCCGATTGACACCTTACAAAAGTATATTCATTTATCGGACGTTAATGAAAATGTAGAAAATAAATAA
- a CDS encoding V-type ATP synthase subunit F: MTSKIGVVGEKQVVTAFQLIGFDAYPVVSGDEARRTIHHLAENNYGIIYLTETLAKEIPETISFYDSQVTPAIILIPTNNGSLGIGKKRVNDNVEKAVGQNIL; this comes from the coding sequence ATGACGAGTAAAATAGGAGTAGTTGGTGAAAAACAAGTTGTCACTGCTTTTCAACTCATTGGTTTTGACGCTTATCCTGTGGTTAGTGGCGATGAAGCTCGCCGCACCATTCATCATTTAGCTGAAAACAATTATGGGATTATTTATTTGACAGAAACCCTTGCCAAAGAAATCCCAGAAACCATTTCTTTTTACGATTCCCAAGTCACTCCAGCAATTATTCTTATTCCAACAAATAATGGCAGCTTGGGAATTGGTAAGAAACGTGTGAATGATAATGTCGAAAAAGCTGTTGGACAAAATATTTTATAG
- a CDS encoding V-type ATP synthase subunit B, producing MQREYKSIVDISGPLMVVDDVSGVGYNELVEIKMQNGESRIGEVLEVQEDKAIVQIYGGGSGINIRDSRVRFQGHPLEFGVSEDIIGRTFDGLGNVVDGGPTPIPEQSRDVNGQVINPMAREYPDEFIQTGISTIDHMNSLVRGQKLPIFSGSGLPHKELAAQIARQATVLNDDENFAVVFAAMGVTFEDAQFFIDSFKETGAIDRSVMFINLADDPSIERLATPKVALTAAEYLAYEKDMHVLVIMTDMTNYCEALREVSAARREVPGRRGYPGYLYTDLAGIYERAGRIKDAKGSVTQIPILTMPEDDITHPIPDLTGYITEGQIILDKELNHQGITPPIDVLPSLSRLKDDGTGEGKTREDHADTMNQLFAAYAKGKEARELAVVLGESALSDTDKLYLKFAERFEKEYVNQGFDTNRTIYETLDLAWQLLTILPKSELTRINDKYIEKYYPKSDQGAEDQESDNKQADQESHEEA from the coding sequence GTGCAAAGAGAATATAAATCCATTGTTGATATTTCGGGCCCGTTAATGGTTGTCGATGATGTATCAGGTGTTGGCTATAACGAACTTGTTGAAATTAAGATGCAAAACGGCGAGTCTCGTATTGGTGAAGTTCTTGAAGTTCAAGAAGACAAGGCCATTGTCCAAATTTATGGTGGTGGCTCAGGGATTAATATCCGTGACTCCCGGGTGCGTTTCCAAGGCCATCCTTTGGAATTCGGAGTGTCAGAGGACATTATTGGTCGAACCTTTGATGGCTTAGGAAATGTGGTTGATGGTGGCCCAACACCGATTCCAGAGCAATCCCGTGATGTTAATGGTCAGGTGATCAACCCCATGGCCCGAGAATACCCGGATGAATTTATCCAAACCGGGATTTCAACTATTGACCATATGAACTCCTTAGTTCGGGGACAAAAATTACCTATTTTCTCTGGATCAGGTCTACCCCATAAGGAATTGGCTGCCCAAATTGCCCGCCAAGCGACTGTTTTAAACGATGATGAAAACTTTGCGGTTGTTTTTGCAGCTATGGGGGTTACCTTCGAGGATGCCCAATTCTTCATTGATAGTTTTAAAGAAACTGGGGCCATTGATCGGTCAGTGATGTTTATCAACTTGGCCGATGACCCTTCCATTGAACGTTTAGCTACCCCTAAGGTGGCCTTGACGGCAGCTGAATACCTGGCATATGAGAAGGACATGCACGTCTTAGTGATCATGACGGACATGACTAACTATTGTGAAGCCTTGCGGGAAGTGTCTGCTGCTCGGCGGGAAGTGCCGGGGCGGCGCGGCTATCCTGGTTACCTCTATACCGACTTGGCCGGAATCTATGAACGTGCCGGTCGGATTAAGGACGCTAAGGGTTCAGTGACTCAAATCCCAATTTTAACCATGCCTGAAGATGATATTACCCACCCAATTCCTGACTTAACCGGTTATATTACTGAAGGACAAATTATTTTGGATAAGGAATTGAACCACCAAGGGATTACTCCTCCGATTGATGTTTTACCTTCCTTGTCACGGCTAAAAGATGATGGGACCGGTGAAGGGAAGACCCGCGAAGACCATGCCGATACCATGAACCAACTCTTTGCAGCCTATGCCAAGGGGAAAGAAGCGCGTGAATTAGCGGTTGTCTTAGGTGAATCAGCTCTTTCTGATACGGATAAACTTTACTTAAAATTTGCTGAGCGTTTTGAAAAAGAATATGTCAACCAAGGTTTCGATACCAACCGAACGATCTATGAAACCTTAGACCTGGCTTGGCAATTATTAACCATCCTACCGAAATCAGAACTAACCCGGATTAATGATAAGTATATTGAAAAATACTATCCGAAATCTGATCAGGGAGCGGAAGACCAAGAATCAGACAATAAGCAAGCTGATCAAGAAAGTCATGAAGAGGCCTAG
- a CDS encoding V-type ATP synthase subunit A, whose translation MKSGKIIEVSGPLVKAKDMDDAAVQEVCRVGNLNLIGEIIEMHQDVAYIQVYEETSGIKPGEPVHPTGSPLSVELGPGLLTKMFDGIQRPLDEFMQVTESNYLVRGSEVDSLDHQAVWTFQATKSVGDEVVSGDVVGTVQEGSVIEHRILVPNGVSGTIESIESGDYTLDDDVYSIRLKDSDQVKSFGMSQRWPVRVGRPFKQKFLPHEIMTTGQRVIDTFFPITKGGAAAIPGPFGAGKTVLQHQIAKYADADIVVYVGCGERGNEMTEVIDEFPKLIDPKTGESIMERTVLIANTSNMPVAAREASIYTGITIAEYFRDMGYSVAIMADSTSRWAEALREMSGRLEEMPGDEGYPAYLGSRLAEYYERAGMVETLGSDERRGAVTAVGAVSPPGGDTSEPVTQNTMRVIKVYWGLDANLSQQRHFPAVNWLDSYSLYQKEVTEGISKELDVDWTGMVTKSMSILQEEDSLQEIVRLVGVDALSQEDRLTLVIARMLREDYLQQNSYDEVDTKTSSEKQFKMLRNILAFNSEARKAMELGAYYDEIVEGTSTIREQIARMKYVPEAEISKLDDLNNSIKPTMQEVVQKGGVK comes from the coding sequence TTGAAATCAGGAAAAATTATTGAAGTTTCTGGTCCTTTAGTAAAAGCCAAAGATATGGACGATGCAGCTGTTCAAGAAGTTTGCCGGGTAGGAAATTTAAACTTAATCGGTGAAATTATTGAAATGCACCAAGACGTGGCTTATATTCAGGTTTATGAAGAAACCTCAGGAATTAAACCAGGTGAACCCGTTCACCCAACGGGATCTCCACTCTCCGTAGAGTTGGGGCCTGGATTGTTAACCAAAATGTTTGATGGGATCCAACGTCCCTTAGATGAATTTATGCAAGTCACTGAGTCGAATTACCTGGTTAGAGGATCAGAAGTCGACTCCCTAGACCACCAAGCGGTGTGGACTTTCCAAGCCACTAAATCAGTAGGTGATGAGGTTGTTAGTGGTGATGTTGTAGGTACCGTTCAAGAAGGATCGGTGATTGAACACCGCATCCTCGTTCCCAACGGGGTGAGTGGGACCATTGAAAGTATTGAATCGGGCGACTACACCCTCGATGACGATGTCTATTCGATTCGCTTAAAAGACAGTGACCAAGTAAAATCCTTCGGAATGTCTCAACGTTGGCCTGTACGTGTCGGAAGACCCTTTAAGCAAAAATTCTTACCGCATGAAATTATGACGACAGGGCAACGGGTAATTGATACCTTCTTCCCAATCACTAAGGGCGGGGCAGCAGCCATCCCTGGGCCTTTCGGAGCTGGAAAAACCGTCTTGCAACACCAAATTGCCAAGTACGCTGACGCTGATATTGTGGTTTACGTTGGTTGTGGTGAACGTGGTAACGAGATGACCGAGGTTATTGACGAATTTCCTAAATTGATTGACCCTAAAACAGGGGAATCGATCATGGAACGGACCGTCTTGATTGCGAATACCTCTAACATGCCAGTGGCAGCCCGGGAAGCCTCTATCTATACAGGGATAACCATTGCTGAATATTTCCGTGACATGGGATATTCTGTCGCTATCATGGCTGACTCGACTTCTCGTTGGGCTGAAGCCTTGCGGGAAATGTCAGGTCGTTTGGAAGAAATGCCAGGGGACGAAGGTTATCCAGCTTATTTGGGTAGTCGTTTGGCTGAATACTATGAACGTGCCGGAATGGTTGAGACTCTGGGCTCTGATGAACGCCGTGGGGCGGTTACCGCAGTGGGTGCGGTTTCACCTCCAGGGGGAGATACCTCAGAACCAGTTACTCAAAATACCATGCGGGTGATTAAGGTTTATTGGGGCTTGGATGCCAATCTCTCCCAACAAAGACACTTCCCAGCGGTTAACTGGCTGGATTCTTATTCTCTCTACCAAAAAGAAGTGACTGAGGGAATTTCAAAAGAACTCGATGTTGATTGGACGGGTATGGTCACTAAGTCTATGTCGATTCTACAAGAAGAGGATAGCCTCCAAGAAATTGTCCGCTTAGTTGGTGTGGATGCCCTGTCTCAAGAAGACCGCCTGACTCTGGTTATCGCTCGTATGTTGAGAGAAGATTATTTACAACAAAACTCTTATGATGAAGTGGACACCAAGACTTCCTCAGAAAAACAGTTTAAAATGTTAAGGAATATTCTAGCTTTCAACAGTGAAGCGCGTAAAGCCATGGAATTAGGGGCTTATTATGATGAGATTGTGGAAGGAACTTCAACCATTCGTGAGCAAATCGCCCGGATGAAATATGTTCCAGAAGCTGAAATTTCCAAGTTGGATGACTTAAACAATTCAATCAAACCGACTATGCAGGAAGTTGTTCAAAAAGGAGGCGTGAAATAG
- a CDS encoding V-type ATPase subunit: MTKTSYASLNVTVRIHEEEFLDKSDYQALLSAKNLEDAIAQLQHSAYRIPDDILSSRDFDGFLIDRLMQAMQEVYQNIPDQKVVDLLGLRYSYHNAKVIFKELFSDQDFHHMYLPAGPYQIDSLRQAIKTGKSSVIDQRMLETINTVRDYVEDTEQINDISVMLDDAYLSHIHYLALAIDDDQVTEWVALRIDLENLSLLLRAMQQKRSSSFIRSLLNEHGSIPLSSLLEWAENKDYSSIFKAYEVKDYGEHFSQVLSETESELSNQDRISLDGLDAAIEGVISDHLREARLQAFGPLPVLAYLYFLNNEVTNLRLILVGKSNQIDENKLKERMRPIYDE; this comes from the coding sequence GTGACTAAAACAAGTTATGCGAGTTTAAATGTCACTGTACGTATCCATGAAGAAGAATTCTTGGATAAGAGCGACTATCAAGCCTTACTAAGCGCCAAAAACTTGGAAGACGCTATCGCTCAATTACAGCATAGTGCTTATCGGATTCCTGATGACATTCTATCAAGTCGTGATTTTGATGGTTTCTTAATCGACCGGCTCATGCAGGCTATGCAGGAAGTTTATCAAAACATTCCTGACCAAAAGGTAGTCGATCTTTTAGGTCTGCGGTATAGCTATCATAACGCCAAGGTTATTTTTAAAGAGTTATTTAGTGACCAAGACTTTCATCATATGTATTTGCCAGCTGGTCCCTATCAGATCGATAGTCTGCGGCAGGCGATAAAAACTGGCAAGTCATCGGTCATTGATCAGCGCATGCTTGAAACCATTAATACGGTGAGGGACTATGTTGAGGACACCGAACAAATTAATGACATTTCGGTAATGCTCGATGACGCCTATTTGTCCCACATTCACTATTTGGCTTTAGCCATTGATGATGATCAAGTGACTGAATGGGTGGCTTTACGGATTGATTTAGAGAATTTATCTCTTTTACTACGTGCCATGCAACAGAAGCGGTCGAGTTCCTTCATTCGTTCATTACTCAATGAACACGGCTCTATTCCGCTCTCTTCTCTCTTAGAATGGGCTGAGAATAAGGATTATTCCAGTATTTTTAAGGCCTATGAAGTGAAGGATTATGGGGAACATTTTAGCCAAGTCTTATCGGAAACGGAAAGTGAACTATCCAATCAAGATAGAATTTCCCTAGATGGTTTAGATGCGGCTATTGAAGGCGTCATTAGTGACCACTTGCGTGAGGCGCGTTTACAAGCCTTTGGTCCCCTACCAGTCTTGGCGTATCTCTACTTTTTAAATAACGAAGTGACCAATTTGCGCTTGATACTCGTTGGTAAGAGTAACCAAATTGATGAAAATAAGCTAAAAGAAAGGATGCGGCCGATATATGACGAGTAA